The DNA sequence GTGGAGGGACATCCCAAGCTCCAGGGCGCAACAGGATACCAGCCACAGCCCCGTGCCCGGCCTAATCCAGCACATCCCAACACATAGGAATCAATACCCCCAGgacaacaaggaacaaagaaacgtacagcacaggaacaggccctttggccctccaagcctgcaccatctATGCTGTCCATCTAACCTAAAGGGTTTACACTTCtggggcccataaccctctatgcccatgctattcctgtatttgtcaagacaccctttaaaagtcactatcgtacctgctcccaccacctcctctggcaacgtgttcctggcacccactaccctctgtgtaaaaaaacttccctcccgcatctcctctaaactttgcccctggcATCTTAAACcaatgtcccccagtaattgactcttccacccttggaaaaagcttctgacaatccactctggccatgcccctcataattttgtagatttctataaggtcgcccctcaacctccatcattccagtgagaacacaccgagtttatcctacctctcctcatagctaatgccctctataacaggcaacatcctggtaaacctcatctgtaccctctccaaagcctccacattcttctggtggtgaggcgaccagaactaaggttctatacagctgcagcatgacttgacaatttttatactcaataccccagccgatgaaggcaagcatgccgtatgccttcttgactaccttctccacctgcattgccactttcagggacctgtggacccgtactctcagatccctctgcctgccaaTACTCTTAACAATTCTGCCATTTACCGTATATTTCCCACctttattagaccttccaaattgcattacctcacatttatccggattaaattccatctgccatcttctttctgcccaagtctctaaccgatctatatcttgctgtatcctctgacagtcctcatcgctatctgcaattccaccaacctttgtgtcacctgcaaacttactaatcaggccagttacattttcctccaaatcatttatatatactacaaactgatccctgtggaacaccactagtcacagccctctattcagaaaagcgcccttccactgcgaccctctgtcttctatgaccgagccagatcTGTAACCATCTTGCCAGCtcgcctctgatcccatgtgacttcaccttctgtaccagtccgacatgagggaccttgtcaaaggccttactgaagcctatgtagacaacatccactgccctaccttcatcacttATCTTTgttacttcctcgaaaaactcgatcaagttagtgagatgacctccccttgatgacaaAACCATGCGCTTCTCgcgaatatgtccacttgcttccaaatgggagtaaatccggtctcaaagaatcctttccaataatttccctaccactgacgtaaagctcaccggcctataatttcatggattatccttgctacccttcttaagcaaaggaacaacattagctattctccagtcctctgggacttcacATGTAGCCAGAGAGGAtacaaagattcctgtcaaggcccCAGGACTTTCCTGCCTTGCCTCGctgagtattctggggtagataccatcaggccctgggaacttagctaccttaatgtttttcaagacgcccaacacctcttttttgatctcaatatgacccatactatctacacatccttccccagactcatcggccaccaagtccttctctttggtgaatactgatgcaaagtactcattcagtacctcgcccatttcctctggcttcatgcATAGATTCCTtctcctgtccttgagtgggccaaccctttctctggctaccctcctgctttttatatatgtataaaaagccttgagattttccttaatcctgcgtgCTAATGACATTCcaaggccccttttagccctcctgactccttgtttaagttccttcctactttccatatATTCCTCATGGGTTTCATCTGTCCCCGCCgtctagcccttacaaatgcttcctttttctttttgactaggcttaccatatccctcgttatccaaggttcccgaaacttgccatatttatccttcttcctcacagaaacatgccggtcctgaattcctatcatctgacatttaaaagcctcccacataccaGATGTTGTTTTACCCTCTAACATCCACCCACAATCTAGTTTCTTCAGTTCATATTGAATATTtaataattagtcttcccccaatttagcaccttcacccaagGACTACttttatctttatccaacagtaccttaaagcttattgaattatgatcactgttcccaaaatgctcccctactgaaactttgactAACTGGCCGGgctaattccccaataccaggtccagtatggccccttcccacgTTGAACtacttacatattgttttaagaagccctcctggatgctccttacaaactctgccccatccaagcttctagcactaagtgagtcgaagtcaatataggggaagttaaaaaaatcacccaccacaaaaaCCCTGTTGCTTTTGCACTGTTCCAAAATCTGCCTATATATCTGCTCCTCCatgtcccgctggctgttgggaggcctgtagtaaacctccaacattgtgactgcatccttcctaTTCCTAAACTCTACACATATTGCCTTGCTGCATGAGCCCTctaaggtgtcctcctgcagtacagctgtgatattttccttAACCAATAGAGCAACTCCCCCTCCTTTTTACATTCCCCCTCTATTCTGCCTGAAAcatcgtttagctgccaatcctgtcccagcCTCAGCCaagtctctataatggcaacaacatcatagttcctagtactaatccaagctccaagttcatctgccttacctatttCTCACATCGAAACAaatacttcagaccaccagtcctgcTGTGAACAGCAACATCGCCcagcctgctcttcctctgagtcttattggccctattctctagttccccctcagttattttaccttctgaccttttgctccggttcccatcccccgccacaCTATTTTAAGCCCTCCCGTGTAacactcgcggccaggatatttatgcctctgcaGTTTAGATGCTACCCGTCCTTCTTGTCCagatcccacctgccccggaagagatcctaatggtccagatatctgaaaccctccctcctacaccagctgtttagtcacatgtttagctgtactatcttcctatttctcgcctcactggcatgtggcatagggaataatcccgagattacaactctagaggtcctgtttttaactttctgcttagctccctgaactcctgctgcaggacctcatcacttttcctacctatgtcattagtaccaatatgtaccacatcctctggctattcaccctccccatTCAGAATGTTTTctgcccattcagagacatcctggaccctggcactaggaaggcaacataccatctggagtccccTATAATTATTGCTCTTCTATGCTTTGTCCCTCTCTGCTCAACAAcaaagccagttgtggtgccactgctctggctgctactgCTGTTTTCCACAAATAGAccatcccccaacagtatccaaaacagtatacttgtaagagagggggacagtcacaggggattcctgcactgactgcctgccccttctagcaGTCATCCATCTAtcttcctgcaccttgggtgtaaccacaTCTCTAAAACCTCCATCTATGATGCttgccaccacctgcatgctcctaagtgcattcaactgctgctccaaccgatccattcggtctgtgaggagctgcaattgggtacaTTTCCTGCCGATGTAGTTGTCCGGAATGCTGGAAGCTTCAcggacctcccacatctcacaagtaAAGCATTTTACCCCTCCAACTGCCATTTACAGAACTAAttcataaattaatttaaaaataaatatttcctAAATTAAAATAAGTTAGTTACCTATAtacttcctagcactagatttcttttcctaaagtaaatttagagtacccagttcgttttccaattaaggggcactttagtatgaccaatctacctaacctgcacatctttgggttgtgggggtgagatccacgcagacatggggagaatgtgcaaactccacacagacagtgacccggggccgggattcaaacctgggtcctcagcgctgtaggccgcACATTCCCCAATGAGGGTTCTTATACAGCGAGTTGTTGTACAgccatgtttctcggcactgcgagcgctgggataCATGTGGATAAATGTGTTCGCCCATTTGGCTGAATTGAGCCCTACAACAGTGAAGTGTTTTGGTACACCCTGATTTCTATTTTGATGTGGTCTGGAgggggcaaaaatctggcaaatggcgtACAATGTGACAGATGTGAAATTAGCCATTTTGATaggaaaaataaaaaagaagcTCATCTAAATGGTGAGAAAGAGCTGGGTTCTGAGGTGCAGAGTAATATGGGtgaagacagagatggggagaattttTATCTCTCTGAGGTTCgtgaatctctggaacttttcctcaaaaggcaatgaaaGCAGATTAAGATGGAACTAGATAGATTTGTAATTAACAATGGGTGAAAGGTTATAGAGGCTAAGCATGAATgtgaggttgaggttacaatcagatcagccatgatctgattgtaacctcttggtggtacagtagttagcattgctacctcacagcaccagggactcgggtttaattccaaccttggatgactgtgtggagtttgcaagttcaccccgtgtctgtagtgggtttcctccggatgctctggtttcctcccacagtccaaaggtgggcaggttaggtggattggtcacgctaaattgccccttaatgtccaaaggttaggtgaagtaatggggatagggcagggtaatgGGTCTGGGTTGGCGTGCTCTcttggaaggtcagtgcagactcgatgggttgacctgcaaggattctatgattttactgaatggcggagcagggttcaGGCGCcgagtagcctactcctgctcctaatttgtatgttcatatgttcgTATGTCAGTATGTTCTCCAGATAATTAGATAACCAGTTGTCCTACATGGCTCGCTTCACTTGCACAGTGGCATTTTAAAAACTAGATTCTCATTGTGGTAACAGTTATTCATCTCTATGAGTTTGGGGTCAATCAATATTTTCTGATCAATTCTGGCCATTGGCATTTTCCAGTCGAGACTGGGAGCTAGCAatagaggaggccattcaactcctcaaatctgttttgccATTTAGTTAGAACACGGATAATCTGTACCTCAACACCAACACggcctttgccccatatcccttgatactgTAATCTAACAAAAACCTATCTACCTGCCGAGAAAGTGCTCAAAAGTGGAAATCCAGTTTGTCTCTACTCCAGCAGAGCAATGCTGACGTTGGCTGCTTTGCCACAGCAAGTGCCACATTGGAGATGAATTAAAAACATGGGGTGGGCTTGAGCCCGGAACCTTCCGGACCGTGCGCTCAGTGCAATCCTTGGCAATGCATTTACTCAACACTGTATTGGCGTTACTCGTGAGCTCGTTTGAAATTTACAACAGATTGAAACATTTATTGAGAGCAGTTGTTTTATTAATAATGCAGCGATCGGGTAAAATTGTTTGTGAGCTCCTTTCCTTCAAGGCTACAAACAATTGCTTATCTCATTCGAAAGCCCGATATCACGTTTTGTAACTGAGTGTACCTGATTGCCGCTCTGTTAATGACCTCTTGTAGTCCTTGGTGCATTGGGTTTAAAGTCTGTGTACATGGCATCAGGTAATAGTGATAAGCCACTTCCATCGGTCTGACCTGCTGTTTCATTGAAAAAATACGTATCTGTTGCTGACCTGCACCATAGAGACAAGCCACTTGGCCAATTAGCGTAGGCTTGTTTTTCAATGAAAGTTGCGTGTTCTTTAAGGTTAAGGTCACTCCCAGTCACTGAATGAAACGGAATATAAGTAGTCTTTAGGAGGAAACAGCTCAGTTGGTGCCTGTGGAAGCGAGATTATCTGATCCACTCTCAATCAGCTCCCGCACAGCACAGCTCCAAAAGCAATTGTTTGAGGTGTTAGGAGTTAGGGATTTTGGTCTCCCGTTAAAATTAGCACTTTAAACTAAGTTGAACTGCTCAGCAGTACTGCCAGCGTGCTAAATTCAGAGTGATTCTGGTTTGGCACTGAGGGCGGCTATGGCTTGTGTAGATGTTCTGCTCGATAaatgccactgtgctaccgggaaGAGACAGAGTGCGATTTTATACACCATCCTGAGCCAGCAAGGAGACCTCCAGGACTGCGACGAGTCCTCACATCATAGCTGCTTCAGTGAAGCCAGGCGGACGGTTCGCTTAAAGACTCCGCAGGTTACGTGTCAGGCGGTGTCTGATGTGTTGGTAAAGACAGTCAGTTTTATCAGGAACCTCCCCTCCTTCCACCATCTCCCCAGGGCAGACCAGCTGCTGCTGCTGGAGAGCTGCTGGCTCCCGCTGTTTCTGTTGGGTCTGGCTCAGGAGAGAGTGAGCTTCGAGGTGACAGAGACCCCGGGCTACAGCATGCTGAGGAGAATCCTGCTGAGTGGGCCGGGCCTGATCAAGACACGGGAAGAGGAGAGGAGGCAGCCCACACTTGCTGGTGTACAGAGAATAAAAATGTGCCTGAACAAATTCTGGGGACTACGCCTAAGCCCCAAGGAGTACGCGTACCTGAAAGGAGCAATCCTCTTCAACCCCGGTAACTAAAcagcctctctcttcattccaGTGTGTGTAATGGAGCAAGGGAATTGTAATGATGCGCCCTTTACACAGTGTCCACCACAAATGACCCCTTACACCAGACCCCGGCAATAATTCTACCAACTCAGTAACATGTTAACAGCAGCCTGAGCACCAGCCAGCAGTCTGAAATCCAGGAGCCAGGagtctgaggggctggtttagcacagtgggctaaacagctggcttgtaaagcagaccaaggccagcagcttcccatacagcctccccgaacaggcgccggattgtggtgactagaggcgtttcacagtaacttcatttgaagcctacttgtgacaataagcgattttcatttttcaaatctgGGGGCCCCTCAATCAGGGGATATGCTCAACTTTCGCATGAATGGATGGTGTGATTATATTTATCCACTTCAGAATCTCCCAAAGGTTTACCCCTCCCTTTTCCTGGGTCCTTTCAAGAAATTTCCAGTACTTGAGGTCTGGCTGCCCTGTGCTCAGCATGACAGACATATAGAACCCGccaaaattggggcagcacggtagcattgtggatagcacaattgcttcacagctccagggtcccgggttcgattccggcttgggtcactgtctgtgcggagtctgcacatcctccccgtgtgtgcgtgggtttcctctgggtgctccggtttcctcccacagtccaaagatgtgcaggttaggtggattggccatgataaattgcccttagtgtccaaaattgcccttagtgttgggtggggttactgggttatggggatagggtggaggtgttgcccctgggtagggtgctctttccaagagccagtgcagactcgatgggccgaatggcctccttctgcactgtaaattctatgaaatccaccCGATTAAAAAAAAACCTGAATTGTGTGACTATGAGCAGAATACTGCAAAGtcctgatgagattttccagctttttctgtgtTTATTTGTGTGATCCAGCCGCGGATTGAGGttgttgtggggatttggggggggggggggggggcaggtgatgGTCACGATCAAAGGAGTGGCATGCAGAAAATAGCTCTCGATACAAAACATGCTGGAAACGCTAAGTGAATCCAGGCTGCTTCGAGTTGTGAAGTAGGCTcggcactgacagctgctgccggaCATGCAGCATTTCCGGGGCTGCTGCTTCCTCACTTTCTGCCGTGTATGTGTCTTGTTCTCTGCTTGCGTTTTGAGTCTGGACTGAGTGGTACTCTCTCCGTCTTTTTGCAGACCTGCCTGGACTCGGAGCGCCCGCCTACATTGAGGGCCTCCAGCGGGAAGCGCAGCGCGCGCTGCACCAGCTCCTGGTGCCTCTGCCTCCCAGGGAAAGCAGCCGCTTTGCCCGGATTCTCCTCACCGTCTCCGCCTTGAAAACCATCAGCACCAGCCTCATCACTGAGCTCTTCTTCAGGCCGGTGATCGGAACAGCAAACATGAAGGAGCTACTGCTCGACATGCTCTACACCCAGTGAGGGCAGCTCACCCACCGACCTACTCGCTGCCCAGCCAGTCACCCGTCCCATTCATTTGCCACTCGCAGCCCACACACagctcgctcctctctctctctcggcataCCTTTTTGTATtaaattattatatattttttaccTTGAATAAAATTATTTTGCTTCTTTTGAAAGACTGGTAATTTTATTAAAGACAGCTTTATTTGTCAGGACTTTAATTTTCAATTTAGAGAAATCCTCAGGTTTAAGAGCAGACATTTAATTCAGGCAATGGCCAGTCACTGCTGATTCACACCTTGTGCCATTAGGGGCCAATCTGCAAATGTCCAAACCCGCCATGAATAGGTGTCTGTGGGACACAGAGTACATAGGAGTATAAGTAGGCCCCTCGAACCTGTTCTATCACGTGTCAGGTATTAAATAGGCCCTGTCCTATCTCTAACCGCACACATtgaagggaatttaaaaaaaattaaattcagaataccctattcattttttccaattaaggggcaatttagcgtggtcaatccacctaccttgcacatctttgggttgtgggggcaaaacccacacaaacacagggagaatgtgcaaactccacacggacagtgacccagagccgggattgaacctgggaccccagcgccgtgaggcagcagcactaaccactgcacaacGGTGCTGCCCTATTGAAGGGAAATTGAGATTGGATGGTGCAGTGGATTTGAATTTGatgtttttaaataataataatagtctttattattgtcacaagttggagaggcacggtggcacagttgttagtacTGTTGCCTATGTCGCtggtgacccgggttcaatcccagctccaggtcactgtcggtgtggagtttgcacattctccccatgtctgtgtgggattcacccccacaacccaaagatgtgcaggttgggtggattggccaggctaaattgccccttaattagaaaaaaataattgggtactcaaaattttaaaaaaattattgtcacaagtaggcttacattaacactgcaatgaagttactgtgaaaatcccttagtcaccacactccggcgtctgttcgggtacactgagggagaattcagaatgtccaattcacctaacaagcacgtcttttgggacttgtgggaggaaaccggagcacccggaggaaacccacgcagacacggagagaatgtacagactccgcacagacagtgacccaagcaggaagcgaacctgggaccctggagctgtgaagttccAACCCCTTAAAGTAGCTGAAGCTATGTCGGTTTGTGACTCTCAAACAAAAGACAGTATGACAGAAACCCATCCCTCAATATCCCAAAGACAGACTAATAAACCCCCGTGGGTggcagagaccaaattcaaagaggACTATAGAATGGCCATCGGCAGTTCATAAGCCAGCCTTGGCCAACTGGAGCCTATTAATCTGCTAAAACAAAGGACCCTACAACCTTCCGTTCGAGTCTTTATGGTTGGAACATTTAACAATTTCAGGGTTGCACACAAAGGGATATACATCCTTTGTCAAAGCCAGAGTGGAGAAGTGGGAGTCATGTGATATGAACCTCTAGTTGGTGGAAACAGTTATATTGCCTTGCTATACTAAAAACGCATTCTGCCATCTTACCTGCAGCAGAACAGAAAAGGAGCTGTGCAGAGATTGAATATTTGGTCGCATCTACATTGTTTCTACCAGAACTTCTGCACATTGCCTATAAGACTGCTTCATCTCTGTTTATCTATCTTCTCACTTGAAGTCAACTCCACTGGAAAAGTGAATAATGCAGCAGCAGTTTTCAGCCTGTTGATCCCCAGTGAAAGAATATGTCATTGGAATTTGGTACTGGACTGTGGACTCGTGTGAAACAACAATTAGTTTCTCTGTGGTCTTTGCCCTATAAACCTTTCTTTTCTCCAGCCCTATTTTATTGTATGAGTGCAAAGGAGGCAAAGTTGCTACTCTCCTGCATTTAAATCTGTGCAAATGAACTAACtatttgagttcatcctatctcaagttttaaaaagaataaatttaaagtaccaattcatttatttcaattaaggggcaatttagcgtagccaatccacctaccctgcacatctttgggttgtgggggcgaaacccacgcaaacacggggaaaatgtgcaaactccacatggacagtaacccagagccgggatcgaacctgggaccacggcgcgtgaggctgcagtgctaaccactgtgccaccatgcggcccAATTCTATCTTAagtttgctgccccccccccccccggtcggacagtcagcctgcagctttgggtggtgctgctgatcaccagtcgAGCAGGATTCACTGGTGGGCATTTAGGGAGgctctcctccccatgaagagatctggctgttctaagTCACCAAAGGCTGCCTctctcaggcatggctccaccctgatccccaccaccttggacattgcatcgaagaaggctgtccaaagccCAACAGGTCTGGGGCAAGACCGGAACATAGAACATGGTTGGTCGGGCTTCCTTGGCAccactcacatttatcctccaccttcgggaagaacctgctcattcgggttctagttaagtgagctctgtgtaccactttcagctgcattaggcttagccttgcgcaagtggaggtggagttgaccctgtgcaatgcttcgctccagagtctccacctATTTCAAACCCTAAGTCCTCCTCTCATTTTTCTCGTCTCATCCAGTCGtgttgttgccaatcggcaccggagacgccaataatgttgccaattaataatgatgctctttagagtcaccaggtatcaaattataccaccacaaggctttaccggatatcgatcaaaggaccacacaaccagttagtcagttcaagttcaaaggtggtttatttacacataaggattacttcgacatgcaacagaaaacactacaagttaaactacacctaacaactacaataacctatacttaacttcagggcaaccggctctaggcAGATAGACAAGGCCTTTGCCCGGATCCtgcatggctgggtggaagaagtggctctgtttctgctgggctcaactgactggtagcgatcgttggtcttgaacttgtctgtctggtcgttatgctgcacttgggttggcataggccggatccaagagagaccgagcacatggctgtgtctctttttatccctctgggatttcgcgctctttggggcggtccttagctttggacccaataattcgacaagcTTCGATCACtgacttcgattttggccaataatggggcgggtgccttgatggctgggcatgtccttagcgctcattgaccttggctgtttgggctccctgagtaaagggagtggcgccgattagtctgtatctgtatcggttacctgagtacagttcttttgttcgagggaaatgggccattagaatgcaaacgagtgggggtttcgatcacgtCTAGCTCTCTggattgcaaatacacacacaagctctgagtctgtctgactcctgggttggccataattcccatggtcctttgcaggtggccatctgaggtgGCTacagtgtgtttttaaaaaataaatttagagtacccaattaattttctccaattaagggacaatttagcatggccaatccacccaccctgcacatctttgggttgtgggagcgaaacccacgcaaacacggggagaatgtgcaaactccacatggacagtgacccagagccgggatcgaacctgggacctcgtcgccgtgaggcacagtgctaacccactgcaccaccatgctgcccaagctaCAGTGTGTTTACCCTTCCAAGTAGTCGCCCATACAGGTCGCTGCAGTTCACCTTCACTAAGATGTCAGCATCCAGTAGGTCCTCTGACAACCACTGTTGTGGTGGTCATGGGGATATGTCCTTGTTTCCATAAGTAAGAGGTTTTTGAACTGCATATATCTTGGTTCGTTCCCCCCTGACAGCTGaaacatttctttttctttttcttttttataaatttagtgtacccaattcattttttttccaattaaggagcaatttaacgtgttcaatccacctaccttgcacatcttttttttgagttgtgggggcgaaacccacgcaaacatggggagaatgtgcaaactccacacggacagtgacccagagccgggatcgaacctgggacctcggcgccgtgaggcaacatggctaacccactgcgccactgtaatgacctccaattggcattattggttggccaattggagtatgagctccctcaatgatagctcattgagggggcccatataagcacctgtgtaggctttgtgaggcagtcttaagttgactggaatgctagcagcactgtttggagctgctcttgtatatagttattgcaaatatatactggtgtggtgaccctgcctcctgtggattattacagtggcgacgaggtaaacaaagaaccatgcggagaccagctgccgcactcggagggtaagccttgctctttcaaaaat is a window from the Scyliorhinus torazame isolate Kashiwa2021f chromosome 1, sScyTor2.1, whole genome shotgun sequence genome containing:
- the nr0b2a gene encoding nuclear receptor subfamily 0 group B member 2a; the encoded protein is MACVDVLLDKCHCATGKRQSAILYTILSQQGDLQDCDESSHHSCFSEARRTVRLKTPQVTCQAVSDVLVKTVSFIRNLPSFHHLPRADQLLLLESCWLPLFLLGLAQERVSFEVTETPGYSMLRRILLSGPGLIKTREEERRQPTLAGVQRIKMCLNKFWGLRLSPKEYAYLKGAILFNPDLPGLGAPAYIEGLQREAQRALHQLLVPLPPRESSRFARILLTVSALKTISTSLITELFFRPVIGTANMKELLLDMLYTQ